A single region of the Branchiostoma lanceolatum isolate klBraLanc5 chromosome 1, klBraLanc5.hap2, whole genome shotgun sequence genome encodes:
- the LOC136443635 gene encoding cannabinoid receptor 2-like, with product MSNNSSAAMLGPSELYHADPFECYAWHILQQNMSYDEAVDICSWYEEAPLSKVVTVLYVLVGVTIVLCNIIVLWGIIAKQELLQPMYFYVANLAVTDLLAGAMILWHVHDNVNSYKPFNVLLLRNVTMYSQFMSASALNLLTMDRFVAVKYPIFYYSHATNARRSAGIAIVCSWVVLALVLFSTVMGWNCLEEPNLRHGHCIGVLPLEYIIFTASLALLLIITLLSVNIIVYKAVKQRQTMKQRKQREFFKPSVANCQKRKGKQQCVMEHIKGFQSSIVQKTRTVMIFTIVAGVFWLLGLIVLSVKFILQKTYPDKDMYKQVMHWAVLVFCLNSVVNPLAGIVRLTDLREAIGQQFYRFLPGFCTRTCRPKSAEEKKRSKQNDTKEQKQMVETEMHANITSGLSVHVRGQNNLVLDTAV from the coding sequence ATGTCAAACAACAGTTCTGCTGCAATGCTGGGACCTAGCGAGTTGTACCATGCAGATCCGTTTGAATGCTACGCCTGGCACATCCTGCAACAGAACATGTCCTATGACGAAGCAGTCGACATCTGCTCCTGGTATGAAGAAGCGCCCTTGAGCAAGGTAGTGACTGTCCTTTATGTCCTTGTAGGAGTCACCATTGTACTCTGCAATATTATTGTGCTGTGGGGAATCATTGCTAAGCAAGAACTCCTCCAGCCGATGTATTTCTATGTCGCAAACCTTGCTGTGACTGACTTGTTGGCAGGGGCAATGATTCTCTGGCATGTCCATGACAATGTAAATAGCTACAAGCCATTCAATGTATTACTGTTGAGGAATGTGACTATGTATTCCCAGTTTATGTCAGCATCTGCTTTGAACTTACTGACTATGGACAGGTTTGTGGCGGTTAAATACCCGATTTTCTACTACAGCCATGCTACTAATGCCAGACGCAGTGCTGGTATAGCGATTGTGTGTTCCTGGGTTGTTCTTgctcttgttttattttcaactgtgatggggtggaactgtctggagGAACCAAACTTGAGACATGGACACTGCATAGGAGTTCTGCCCTTGGAGTACATCATATTCACTGCATCTCTGGCACTCCTCCTCATTATTACTTTGCTGTCTGTGAACATCATTGTGTATAAAGCCGTAAAGCAACGGCAAACAATGAAACAGAGGAAGCAGAGAGAGTTCTTCAAACCCAGTGTTGCCAATTGTCAAAAAAGGAAAGGGAAACAGCAATGTGTAATGGAACATATCAAAGGTTTCCAATCCAGTATTGTACAAAAGACTCGTACAGTCATGATCTTTACCATTGTTGCAGGTGTGTTCTGGCTATTGGGTTTAATAGTACTGTCTGTCAAATTTATATTACAGAAAACATATCCGGACAAAGATATGTACAAGCAAGTTATGCACTGGGCAGTTTTGGTCTTCTGTTTGAACTCAGTGGTCAACCCACTTGCAGGTATCGTCCGACTGACCGATCTGAGGGAAGCTATAGGACAGCAATTTTATAGATTCCTGCCCGGGTTCTGTACACGTACATGTCGGCCAAAaagtgcagaagaaaaaaagcgGAGCAAACAGAACGATACTAAGGAACAGAAACAGATGGTGGAAACTGAAATGCATGCAAACATTACTTCAGGActtagtgtacatgtacgtggTCAGAACAATCTCGTTTTGGACACTGCTGTGTAG